TCCGGTGCACCGAGCTGGTGGTTCGTACGATCCGTGGCGAAATCCGGCCGGAGCAGGCGCTGGTGGCGTTGCCGCTGGTCTGCAACATCGCCTGCCAGGACACCAGCGAGCAGCCGATGGCCGGACTGCTCGAGAAGGCTCGCGAGATCGCCGGCCGGCCGGGCATCCTGTCCGCGAACGTGGTGGAAGGCTTCCCGTATGCGGATGTGCCGCAGGTCGGGATGTCCTGTGTGGTGATCCACGACGGTGACGCGGACCAGGCCAAGCGCGCCGCCGATGAGCTGGCCGGCAGTATCTGGGCGCGGCGGGACGCGCTTCAGACCACCGGGATGACGGTTGACGAGGCGCTCGACATCGCGGTCGCGAACCGGCACGGACCGGTCGTGCTGCTCGATGCCGGTGACAACATCGGCGGCGGTTCGCCGGGGGACTCGACGGTGATCCTTGAGGCCGCCGTCCGGCGCGGGCAGCGCTCGCTCGTACAGACCATCTGCGACCCGAAGGCCGCGCAACACTGCATCGAATCCGGGGTCAACTCGACCGTGAGCCTCGCGGTCGGCGCGTGGCAGTCGCACTCGGCGGGGCGCCCGGTACAGATCACCGGTCGGGTACGCGCCGTGTCGGACGGAAAGTACGAGGAGCCGACGCCGACGCACGGCGGATTCCGGTTCTTCGACATGGGGCCGACGGCCGTGGTCGACACCACCGCCGGGCACACGCTGGTGATCTCGTCGATCCCGGTGATGAGTACGAGCTCCCAGCAACTGTTGTCGGTCGGGGTGACGCCGTCGTCGTACCGGATCGTGGTGGCGAAGGGCGTCAACTCACCGCGGGCCGGGTACGCCCCGATCGCGACCCGGATGCTCGTCGTCGACACCGAGGGCGTCAGCGCGATGGGCCTCGACCGGTTCGACTACCGGCATCGGCGCAAACCTTTGTATCCGTTCGAGCCTGCATCCCTTTGAGGGCGGGGGTTTCACGCCGATGCCGTTCGCCTGATTCAGGCGGTTCCGGTCGGGCTGAGGGTGATCTGGCCGGCGACCTCGATCAGGGTTCGCGCGGTTTTCTCCACGTCCCGCATCGAGAACCGCGCCTCGGGGGCGCTCACGCTCAGGGCGGCCGGCAGCCGGGTGCCGAGGATCGGCACGGCGACGCACCGGCCGTCCGGCTCGTTTTCACGGTTGTCGACCGCGTACCCGAGCCGGCGCACCTTCGCCAGCTCGGCCAGGTAGTCGTCGACGCTGGTGATGGTCTCGGCGGTCCGGCTCGGCATCCCGGCCTCTGACAGCAGCTCGCGGACCCGGTCCTCGGGCAGGTGCGCGGCGATCGCCTTGCCCAGCGCGGTCGAGTGCAGCGGGTCGTGCGTACCCCGGCTGGCCGCCAGCCGGACGCTGCGGCGACTCTCGATGATCTCCAGGTAGATCACGTGGTGACCGTCGAGCAGCCCGAGGTTGGTGGTCTCGTCCAGATCGTCGCGAAGCCGTTCCAGCGAAGGGCGGACGCGTTCGCGCAGTACCTCGGTGTGGCGGGACTGCATGCCGAGGAAACCGAGGCCGATCCGGAACAGGCCGCTGTCGGTGTCGCGCTCGACGTAGCGGCTCTTCTCCAGCGTCCACAGGTAGCGGAACGCCGACGACTTGGGCAGATCCGCGGCGTCGGCGACCTCCTTGAGCGTGACGCCGTCGATCGATTCCTGCAGCAGGTTCAGCACCGAGACGACGCGTTCGATCGAGCGCACCGCGTACACCCGGCCTTCGTCCTCGATGGTCTCGCCGGGCTGCACCCTGTCCTTGGTAACGGCTTGCGGAGTCAGCGGACTCACCCTCTATCTACGTGGGCCCCCGTAAGCCCTCGGCGTGGAATTAGTTTGCTCGTTTCATCCTATGAAACGGCCAAGGGTGGGACAAGGGGCCAATTCCGCCGCCGAGGCCGGCCTGAGTCAGGCGTGTGTCAGGCCGGTACGGCCGCCGGAGCCCCTAGCCACTGGGAGATCTCGGCGAGCAGTGCCTGTTGCACGTCCGGCGGCGCGGTCGAGGCCAGCACCGAGCCGCGGGCCAGGTCGGCCAGCTCGGCGTCGGTGAAGCCGTGCACGCCGCGGGCGGTCTCGTACTGCTCGGCCAGCCGCGAGCCGAACAGGAGCGGGTCGTCGGCGCCGAGCGCGATCCGCGCGCCGGCCTCGTACAGCTCGCGGAGTGGGACGTCCTCGGGGCGGTGGTAGACGCCGAGCGAGACGTTGGACGCCGGGCAGACCTCGAGGGCGATCTGCGCCTCGACCACTCGCTTCAGCAGATCGGGGTCCTCGACCGCGCGGACGCCGTGGCCGATCCGGCCCGCCCCGAGCTCGTCCAGACAGGTGCGTACGGTGGCGGGGCCGCACAGTTCGCCACCATGTGGGGCCGCCAGCAGCCCGGCGTTCCGCGCGATCCGGAACGCCGGCGCGAACTCCGAGGTGGTGCCCCGGCGTTCGTCGTTCGACAGTCCGAAACCGACCACGCCCCGGCCGACGTACTGAGCGGCGAGCCGCGCCAGCGTCCGCGCGTCCAGCGGGTGGCGGGTGCGGTTCGCCGCGATGATGACCTGGACCTCGATCCCGGTCGACGCTGCGGCATCCCGGGCGGCGTCCAGGACCAGGTCGGTGAACTCGGTGATGCCGTGGAAACGGTTCGCGTACCCGGACGGGTCGACCTGGATCTCCAGCCAGCGCGACCCGTCGGCGCGATCGTCCTCGGCCGCTTCGCGGACCAGGCGGCGTACGTCGTCCTCGGTCCGCAGCACCGAACGGGCGATGTCGTACAGCCGCTGGAACCGGAACCAGCCGCGTTCGTCGGCCGCCGAGAGATCCGGTGGCCATTCGGTGCGCAGCGCGTCCGGCAGCCGGACGCCATGCTTGTCGGCCAGCTCGACCAGCGTCAGATGCCGCATCGACCCGGAGAAGTGCAGATGCAGGTGTGTTTTGGGCAGCACCCGCAGATCCCGCTGCGTCATTACCGAAGGTTACGACGCACCCCACCGAGAGAGAAATTGACCGGCGGACGCCCTCACCCCAGCAGCTTGGCGATCCGGCTCAGCCCTTCGGCCAGGTCCGCGTCGCCGAGGGCGTAGGACAGCCGCAGGTACCCGGGCGCGCCGAACGCCTCGCCGGGCACGACCGCCACTTCCGCCTCGTCCAGGATCAGAGCGGCCAGCTCGGCGGACGATTCCGGCGTACGCCCGGCGATCTGCTTGCCGAGTACGCCCTTCACCGACGGGTACGCGTAGAAGGCGCCGGTCGGCTCCGGGCACTCGACGCCGGGGATCTCGTTGAGCATCCGGACCATCGTCCGGCGCCGCCGGTCGAACGCCAGCTTCATCTCGTCGACCGCGCTCAGATCGCCGGACACCGCCGCCAGCGCGGCGCGTTGCGCGATGTTGCAGACGTTCGAGGTCTGGTGCGACTGCAGGTTGGTCGCCGCCTTGATCACGTCCTTGGGGCCGATCATCCAGCCGACCCGCCAGCCGGTCATCGCGTACGTCTTGGCGACACCGTTCAGTACGACGGTCCGGTCCGCGAGTTCCGGTACGGCGACCGGGATCGAAGTGAACGACGCGTCACCGTACGTGAGGTGCTCGTAGATCTCGTCCGTGATCACCCACAGATCGTGCTCGAGCGCCCAGCGGCCGATCGCCGTGATCGCCTCCGGGGCGTCCACCGCGCCGGTCGGGTTGCTCGGCGAACAGAACAGCAGCGCCTTGGTCCGGGGCGTACGAGCCGCCTCCAACTGCTCGACGGTGACGCTGTAGTTCTGCGTCTCGTCCGCGAGTACCTCGACCGGTACGCCGCCGGCCAGCCGGATCGCCTCCGGGTAGGTGGTCCAGTACGGCGCCGGCAGGAGTACCTCATCTCCTGGGTCGAGCAGGGTCGCGAACGCGTTGTACACGGCATGCTTGCCGCCGTTCGTGACCAGTACCTGGGACGGCTCGATCTCGTACCCGGAGTCGCGCTTGGTCTTCACGGCGATCGCCTGCTTGAGCTCCGGCAGGCCGCCGGCCGGGCTGTACCGGTGGTTCTTCGGATCCCGGGCCGCCGCGACCGCCGCGTCCACGATGTAGTCAGGCGTCGGGAAGTCCGGCTCGCCCGCGCCGAAACCGATCACCGGCCGCCCCGCCGCCTTGAGCGCCTTCGCTTTGCTGTCCACCGCCAGCGTCGCCGATTCACTGATGGCGCCGATCCGCGCCGAGATCCTGGAAGCCATACGCCCATCCTGGCACCACGGCGCCCGGTGACCGACCGCGGTTTCAGGAGGTGAACGAGGGAACACGGCAGGGGTGTGGTCCGTTGGGGACCGGTGAAGGCTGTATGGTTCTGACCGCGGTGCGGCGCCCGACCGAGATGGTCACAGCGGGTCGTACGGGTAAGGACCAGGTCGGAGGAAGCCAGGAGGCCGAATTCGATCAGGAGGCCGAATTCGATCAGAAGGTCGAGTTCGACCAGGTGGCTTCGACCCCGTACACTCATCTAGTCCGGGCGTTGATGGCCCTGATCCGGCATGCCCGAGATCAGGTCCGACGCGGCGTCCGGATGGATTGCAGAGGGCACTAGCTCAACTGGCAGAGCATCGGTCTCCAAAACCGAAGGTTGGGGGTTCAAGTCCCTCGTGCCCTGCAAATCCTGACCGGCGCAGGGCCGGTCAGGCCGCCGCTAGCGAAAGAGGTAGGTCGTGACGGAGACGCGCACCCCGGCACCGTCCGGCGCCGGCAAGCCTGCGGAAGGCAAGCAGGGCAGGGGCCTGCTGCGTTTCTACCGTCAGGTGGTCGCCGAGCTCCGCAAGGTGGTTTGGCCGACCCGCAAGCAGCTCTCCACCTACTTCGTGGTCGTCCTGACCTTCGTGGTGTTCGTCATCGCGATCGTCTCGGTCCTCGACCTGGCCTTCGGCTGGGCGATGTTCAAGATCTTCGGCTGAGGCCACCGCCACGACCGCACCCGCAGGTCCCGGGATTCCGGCCCGACCCAGACGCCAGCCACCACCCGATGCACAGATGACGGAGTACGACGTGTCCGAGCGCGACGACGAGGTCCTCGACTACGAGGACGAGTTCGACGTATCCGCCTCCGACGAGGATCTCGACTTCGACGAGAACGCCACCGACGACGACGACCTCTTCGCCGACGGCGATGACGATGACGACGACCCGTTCGCGGACCTCGACGACGAGGACGAGGGTGACGAGGACGACGACGAGTCCGAGGACGACGCGGAGTACGCCGCGGACGACGAGTCCGAGACGCCGCCGGCCGACGCCGACGACTCCGACGACGAGCCGGTGGTCGTGGTGGCCGCGGCTGACGACGCCGAGGCCGCCGAAGTGGTGACCGGGAGCGACGTCGAGGACGCCGCCGAGGAGCTGGCCGAAGAGACCGCGGAGACCGCGCCGGAAACCACCACCGAGCCGCCGGTCGCGGCCGACGAGGTCGTTTTCTCCAGCGACGACGCCGACGCCGCTGATTCGGCCGGCGACGAAGCTGACGACGACGCCGACGTGGATGCGCTGGCCGTCGCGGCCGCCGCCGCGACGGACGACGATGACGACGCGGCCGAGGAGGCGGAGCCGGAAGAGCCGGGCGACCCGCTCGAGGAGCTGCGCAGCCGGCTGCGGTCGCAGATCGGCGACTGGTACGTGGTGCACACGTACTCAGGGATGGAGAACCGGGTAAAGGGCAACCTGGAGAACCGGATCAACTCCCTGAACATGGAGGACTACATCTTCGAGATCATCGTGCCGACCGAAGAGGTCGCCGAGATCAAGAACGGTCAGCGCCGGATGGTCAAGCGCACCGTGCTCCCCGGTTACGTGCTGGTCCGGATGGACCTCACCGACGAGTCCTGGTCGACCGTACGGCACACGCCGTCGGTGACCGGTTTCGTCGGGAACAGCCAGAAGCCGGTCCCGCTCAGCCTCGAAGAGGTGGAGAAGATGCTCGCACCGGCCGTCGTGGCGGCGGCCGAGGCGGCGGCAGCCGAAGCCGGTGCCGCACCCGCCAAGACCGCGGCCAAGAAGAAGGTCGAGGTTGCCGACTTCGGTGTCGGTGACTCGGTCATGGTGGTCGACGGGCCGTTCGCGACCCTGCACGCCACAGTCACGGAGATCAACGCCGAGGCCCAGCGGATCAAGGCCCTGGTTGAGATCTTCGGCCGGGAGACCCCGGTGGAACTCAGCTTCAACCAGATCCAGAAAGTCTAAGGACCCGACAGAATGCCTCCCAAGAAGAAGATCGCTGCCCTGGTCAAGGTGCAGCTCCAGGCCGGTGCCGCGACGCCGGCCCCGCCGGTCGGTACCGCGCTCGGTCCGCACGGCGTCAAC
The genomic region above belongs to Kribbella solani and contains:
- a CDS encoding adenosine deaminase, with the protein product MTQRDLRVLPKTHLHLHFSGSMRHLTLVELADKHGVRLPDALRTEWPPDLSAADERGWFRFQRLYDIARSVLRTEDDVRRLVREAAEDDRADGSRWLEIQVDPSGYANRFHGITEFTDLVLDAARDAAASTGIEVQVIIAANRTRHPLDARTLARLAAQYVGRGVVGFGLSNDERRGTTSEFAPAFRIARNAGLLAAPHGGELCGPATVRTCLDELGAGRIGHGVRAVEDPDLLKRVVEAQIALEVCPASNVSLGVYHRPEDVPLRELYEAGARIALGADDPLLFGSRLAEQYETARGVHGFTDAELADLARGSVLASTAPPDVQQALLAEISQWLGAPAAVPA
- a CDS encoding M81 family metallopeptidase, yielding MRLALLGLYHETNTFSPVRADRAMFQNGGVWRGGEIVEAYATSSTTNGGFLAGAAEQGVEVVPLMFAFVTPTGRIAADAFDWLVDEMIGMLRDQGPWDGVLLNLHGAAVAENHADADAEIAARVRAVVGPGIPVGTVLDLHANISQRLLDALTVTLVYQTNPHVDAKQQAIRCTELVVRTIRGEIRPEQALVALPLVCNIACQDTSEQPMAGLLEKAREIAGRPGILSANVVEGFPYADVPQVGMSCVVIHDGDADQAKRAADELAGSIWARRDALQTTGMTVDEALDIAVANRHGPVVLLDAGDNIGGGSPGDSTVILEAAVRRGQRSLVQTICDPKAAQHCIESGVNSTVSLAVGAWQSHSAGRPVQITGRVRAVSDGKYEEPTPTHGGFRFFDMGPTAVVDTTAGHTLVISSIPVMSTSSQQLLSVGVTPSSYRIVVAKGVNSPRAGYAPIATRMLVVDTEGVSAMGLDRFDYRHRRKPLYPFEPASL
- a CDS encoding IclR family transcriptional regulator yields the protein MSPLTPQAVTKDRVQPGETIEDEGRVYAVRSIERVVSVLNLLQESIDGVTLKEVADAADLPKSSAFRYLWTLEKSRYVERDTDSGLFRIGLGFLGMQSRHTEVLRERVRPSLERLRDDLDETTNLGLLDGHHVIYLEIIESRRSVRLAASRGTHDPLHSTALGKAIAAHLPEDRVRELLSEAGMPSRTAETITSVDDYLAELAKVRRLGYAVDNRENEPDGRCVAVPILGTRLPAALSVSAPEARFSMRDVEKTARTLIEVAGQITLSPTGTA
- the secE gene encoding preprotein translocase subunit SecE, yielding MTETRTPAPSGAGKPAEGKQGRGLLRFYRQVVAELRKVVWPTRKQLSTYFVVVLTFVVFVIAIVSVLDLAFGWAMFKIFG
- a CDS encoding pyridoxal phosphate-dependent aminotransferase; protein product: MASRISARIGAISESATLAVDSKAKALKAAGRPVIGFGAGEPDFPTPDYIVDAAVAAARDPKNHRYSPAGGLPELKQAIAVKTKRDSGYEIEPSQVLVTNGGKHAVYNAFATLLDPGDEVLLPAPYWTTYPEAIRLAGGVPVEVLADETQNYSVTVEQLEAARTPRTKALLFCSPSNPTGAVDAPEAITAIGRWALEHDLWVITDEIYEHLTYGDASFTSIPVAVPELADRTVVLNGVAKTYAMTGWRVGWMIGPKDVIKAATNLQSHQTSNVCNIAQRAALAAVSGDLSAVDEMKLAFDRRRRTMVRMLNEIPGVECPEPTGAFYAYPSVKGVLGKQIAGRTPESSAELAALILDEAEVAVVPGEAFGAPGYLRLSYALGDADLAEGLSRIAKLLG
- the nusG gene encoding transcription termination/antitermination protein NusG, whose amino-acid sequence is MVVVAAADDAEAAEVVTGSDVEDAAEELAEETAETAPETTTEPPVAADEVVFSSDDADAADSAGDEADDDADVDALAVAAAAATDDDDDAAEEAEPEEPGDPLEELRSRLRSQIGDWYVVHTYSGMENRVKGNLENRINSLNMEDYIFEIIVPTEEVAEIKNGQRRMVKRTVLPGYVLVRMDLTDESWSTVRHTPSVTGFVGNSQKPVPLSLEEVEKMLAPAVVAAAEAAAAEAGAAPAKTAAKKKVEVADFGVGDSVMVVDGPFATLHATVTEINAEAQRIKALVEIFGRETPVELSFNQIQKV